Proteins from one Halarchaeum grantii genomic window:
- a CDS encoding UvrD-helicase domain-containing protein: MTEEHSSVDADRDADGGIQLTDEQEDALVLDRNVSITAGAGTGKTTTLTRRYLEFLRENPDATPTNVVTITFTRKAAAELQTRVRAELYDELADASTDAEYERWRTVLDELDDGYTHTIHAFCSRLLRENAVQAPVPMEFDVLDEDDAADLQREVVVGYLDSHGADDDVDLLSRLFGSHGRLVDILTGLLDARPQSEAWLAAWQGRDVEAYVDYLWEHVCDLDAETAAGFFDDPDVEAALATARRFSDDTFDVDDGADGVAVLRRIAEAVDENEASTDAHAEQRACRELYDVLETSSGGLYSSASHHLVGTKATWNDETDAYSACKDALNTLLDALREIEDELETTPGDLERNSAYYVLALARVFADVLEVYEAEKDTQDALDYPDLIETTTSFLRENDEVCSSLRDSFEAIMVDEFQDTDDDQWELVALLAGLADDGVETDNVFLVGDKKQSIYGFRGADVTTFETARDVLRTQNQALGRDTIPKSEQASPTDLELSGNFRTLEEPLTFLNELFESVFQPEGETYADYEAHPQALSFERDRIEDVADLEGSVEYLVVPEDEGDAAALLGEDHSITAAAAEHTTAAEATALANRLSGLLADPPRVYDEDDEEQRPARPEDIAILLRRRTHLDRYQRALDDQDIPYSVISGVGFYDTPEVQALTNLLRVLADPSDDISLYAVLRSPLFGFTDDRLATLTASAETVWDALQSADDEQFADAARLLTEWRELAGCVHSDHLTVRPWNQVLTQVIDDTGYLVSVGADEGGSQAVANIEKFRDEIRDWSEGGTRTAASLLRRIDRQAELDPREGEAEVPDGTEGIRIMTIHAAKGLEFPIVTVPDLGSRLNFGRSVDDYGYVRLVTDHDDAPFLAAGGPSPTDAFDVEKTTAHTYADRVERPRERAEAKRLLYVACTRTRDHLLLCGTHTFDDVEDELAFDAANDPADASAWRDWLQGPLLERDDVTAALADHGRADTRIGDARYTVRLPSEGVDWRPEGEDERDAYPEIELAPPPAGSKRRRVTATQLVDAAAAETERHTSGGGESDDALPRNEFGTIVHRILEFDRPRSGWSDLARRIAAVNGFDATDADITEAVEHAEDAKAFLDTEVDRYGSAETHEELSVSVDLDEFRIVGDIDHLRVTPDAFVITDYKTNRLGSRTTAELADHYRPQMMSYALALLGQDASREVRVNLRFTDARETETFRWTADERESLRTDLTRIAKRVE; the protein is encoded by the coding sequence ATGACTGAGGAGCACAGCTCGGTCGACGCAGACAGAGATGCCGACGGCGGGATCCAGCTCACGGACGAACAAGAGGACGCACTGGTCCTCGATCGGAACGTCTCGATTACCGCCGGCGCTGGGACGGGGAAGACGACGACGCTCACGCGACGGTATCTCGAGTTCCTCCGTGAGAACCCGGACGCGACGCCGACGAACGTGGTGACGATCACGTTCACGCGGAAGGCCGCAGCGGAACTGCAAACGCGCGTGCGTGCCGAGCTCTACGACGAACTAGCGGATGCATCTACGGACGCAGAGTACGAGCGCTGGCGGACGGTCCTCGACGAGCTCGACGATGGGTATACGCATACGATCCACGCGTTCTGCTCTCGGCTCCTCCGGGAGAACGCCGTCCAAGCCCCGGTGCCGATGGAGTTCGACGTTCTCGACGAGGATGACGCGGCTGACCTACAGAGAGAGGTCGTTGTCGGTTACCTCGATTCGCATGGGGCCGACGACGACGTCGACCTGCTCTCTCGACTCTTCGGCTCTCATGGCCGCCTCGTGGACATCCTGACGGGCCTCCTCGATGCTCGTCCGCAGAGCGAAGCGTGGCTCGCAGCATGGCAGGGTCGCGATGTCGAGGCGTACGTGGATTACCTCTGGGAGCACGTCTGCGATCTCGATGCAGAGACGGCAGCCGGCTTCTTCGACGATCCCGACGTGGAGGCGGCGCTCGCGACCGCGCGTCGCTTCTCTGACGACACGTTCGATGTCGACGACGGCGCGGACGGCGTGGCCGTGCTTCGTCGGATTGCGGAGGCCGTTGATGAGAACGAGGCGTCCACGGACGCACACGCCGAACAGCGTGCGTGCCGTGAACTCTATGACGTGCTCGAGACGAGCTCAGGGGGGCTCTATTCGAGCGCGAGTCACCACCTGGTCGGGACCAAAGCGACGTGGAACGACGAAACGGACGCCTACAGCGCGTGCAAGGACGCGCTCAACACACTGCTCGACGCGCTTCGGGAGATCGAGGACGAACTCGAGACGACGCCGGGTGACCTCGAACGGAATAGTGCGTACTACGTGCTGGCGCTCGCCCGCGTCTTCGCGGACGTCCTCGAGGTGTACGAGGCGGAGAAGGACACACAGGACGCGCTCGACTATCCCGACCTGATCGAGACCACGACGTCCTTCCTCCGCGAAAACGACGAGGTGTGTTCGTCTCTCCGCGACTCGTTCGAGGCGATCATGGTCGACGAGTTCCAGGACACCGACGACGATCAATGGGAGCTCGTCGCGCTCCTTGCCGGCCTCGCCGACGACGGCGTCGAGACGGACAACGTGTTCCTCGTCGGGGACAAGAAGCAGAGCATCTACGGGTTCCGCGGCGCCGACGTGACGACGTTCGAGACCGCACGCGACGTCCTCCGAACGCAGAATCAGGCCCTCGGGCGCGACACCATCCCGAAGAGCGAGCAGGCGTCCCCCACGGACCTCGAACTGTCCGGGAACTTCCGGACGCTCGAGGAGCCGCTCACGTTCCTCAACGAACTCTTCGAGAGCGTCTTCCAACCTGAAGGCGAGACGTACGCGGACTACGAAGCCCACCCCCAGGCGCTCTCCTTCGAACGCGACCGCATCGAGGACGTCGCCGACCTCGAGGGATCCGTCGAGTACCTGGTCGTCCCGGAAGACGAGGGCGACGCGGCAGCGCTACTTGGCGAGGATCATTCCATCACGGCGGCCGCCGCCGAGCATACGACTGCGGCCGAAGCGACGGCGCTCGCCAACCGGCTCTCGGGACTCCTCGCCGACCCGCCGCGGGTCTACGACGAGGACGACGAGGAGCAACGTCCCGCCCGTCCGGAGGATATCGCGATCCTCCTGCGGCGACGCACCCACCTCGACCGCTACCAGCGCGCGCTCGACGACCAAGACATCCCGTACTCCGTGATTTCGGGCGTCGGCTTCTACGACACGCCCGAAGTACAAGCACTCACCAACCTCCTTCGCGTGCTCGCGGACCCGAGTGACGACATTTCTCTCTATGCTGTCCTGCGCTCCCCGCTCTTCGGGTTCACTGACGACCGTCTCGCGACGCTGACCGCCTCGGCGGAGACGGTCTGGGATGCTCTCCAGAGCGCTGACGACGAACAGTTCGCGGATGCGGCCCGCCTCCTCACGGAATGGCGTGAACTCGCCGGCTGCGTGCATAGCGACCACCTCACCGTGCGGCCGTGGAATCAGGTACTCACGCAGGTCATCGACGACACGGGCTATCTCGTGAGCGTCGGCGCGGACGAAGGCGGTTCACAGGCGGTCGCGAACATCGAGAAGTTCCGTGACGAGATTCGGGACTGGTCGGAGGGTGGCACGCGAACGGCAGCGAGCCTCCTCCGTCGGATCGACCGCCAGGCCGAACTCGACCCCCGAGAGGGCGAAGCCGAAGTGCCGGACGGGACCGAGGGCATACGCATCATGACGATTCACGCCGCGAAAGGCCTCGAATTCCCGATCGTCACCGTCCCCGACCTCGGGAGTCGCCTGAACTTCGGGCGGAGTGTCGACGACTACGGCTACGTCCGACTCGTCACCGATCACGACGATGCGCCATTCCTCGCCGCAGGCGGCCCGTCACCGACTGATGCCTTCGACGTCGAGAAGACTACCGCGCACACCTACGCCGACAGGGTTGAGCGACCGCGGGAGCGTGCCGAGGCGAAACGCCTCCTCTACGTCGCCTGCACGCGGACCCGCGACCACCTCCTCCTCTGTGGCACGCACACGTTCGACGACGTCGAGGACGAACTCGCCTTCGACGCCGCTAACGATCCCGCTGACGCGAGCGCGTGGCGGGACTGGCTCCAGGGCCCGCTCCTTGAGCGGGACGACGTCACGGCGGCGCTCGCGGACCACGGGCGAGCAGACACACGGATTGGGGACGCCAGGTACACGGTCCGGCTGCCGAGCGAGGGTGTCGACTGGCGGCCAGAGGGGGAGGACGAACGCGACGCGTACCCCGAGATCGAACTGGCACCGCCGCCGGCTGGCTCGAAGCGCCGACGCGTCACCGCCACGCAGCTCGTCGACGCGGCCGCCGCCGAGACGGAGCGGCACACGAGCGGGGGTGGCGAGTCCGATGACGCGCTTCCGCGCAACGAGTTCGGGACGATCGTTCACCGCATCCTCGAGTTCGACCGGCCCCGCTCGGGGTGGTCGGACCTCGCTCGCCGCATCGCCGCCGTGAACGGCTTCGACGCGACTGATGCGGACATTACGGAGGCCGTCGAGCATGCTGAGGATGCGAAGGCGTTCCTCGACACCGAGGTCGACCGATACGGGTCGGCAGAGACACACGAAGAACTCTCCGTGAGCGTCGACCTCGACGAGTTCCGTATCGTCGGCGATATCGACCACCTCCGCGTGACCCCGGACGCCTTCGTCATCACCGACTACAAGACGAACCGGCTCGGATCGCGGACGACCGCAGAGCTCGCTGACCACTACCGCCCACAGATGATGAGTTACGCGCTCGCGCTTCTCGGACAGGACGCCAGTCGAGAAGTCCGAGTAAATCTTCGGTTTACGGATGCACGAGAGACGGAGACGTTCCGGTGGACTGCTGATGAGCGGGAGAGCCTCCGCACCGACCTTACGCGGATCGCAAAGCGAGTTGAGTAA